The sequence CCTTTCCCAGATCGTGCTGGACGTGGGCTGCGGCTCGGGGATCCTCTCCTTCTTCGCGGCGCAGGCCGGGGCGCGCAAGATCTACGCCGTGGAGGCCAGCACCATGGCCCAGCACGCCGAGGTGAGCCCCACCCCGACAGCAAACGGGTTTAAAATcacggggatttggggttcgAAGGAAAATTCAActtattttccctgggaaaatacCCAGGGAAAGCGTAGGCCTTGTACTTGctactgcacctgtgtagccaGTAGATGATAAATGCtgtaattgttagatgtgatgattgtttagtaattaaatctAATTGCTGTTCaatcgtaagaataatcatgagaaactgtggtctaaggaagatcacgagaaactcgtGCTCGCATAAAgccaatgtatacaatagaacaatataagtttaataattaatatggaAGTTAAatgtaagaataatcatgagaaactgtggtcaggggcttgagaaagatcacgagaaactcgtGCTTGAATAAAGCcgatgtatacaatagaacaatataaatttaataattaatatgtaagttaaaACAAtagaagtttaataattaatatgtaagttatataggGATAGAAtgtaaaatacattcagctcaaaagccgtgtcagagtcagatttgggtttgtacccctgattcccagagctctcaataaaagcacctgcagggaGTCATATCCCCATGATTATTTGTGTTTCTGAACACTGACAACCccatccccttttcccctccttttcctctcctttcttccttcttttcccctcctttcttccttcttttctcctcctttcttccttcttttctcctcctttcttccttcttttcccctcctttcttctctctttccccctcctttcttctctctttccccctcctttcttccttcttttcccctcctttcttctcttttttcccctcctttcttccttctttcccccttctttcttttcccctcctttcttccttcttttccccttccttcttctcttttttcccctcctttctcctcttttttcccctcctttcttcttttttcccctcctttctcctctttttttcccctcctttctcctctttttccccctcctttcttcctccttttcccctcctttcccagGTGCTGGTGAAGAGCAACAACCTGACGGAGCGGATCGTGGTGATCCCGGGCAAGGTGgaggaggtgtccctgcccgagCAGGTGGACATCATCATCTCCGAGCCCATGGGCTACATGCTCTTCAACGAGCGCATGCTCGAGAGCTACCTGCACGCCAAGAAGTACCTGAAGCCCAGTGGTGAGCGCCGctgggggggtccccgggggtccccgggagccGTGGGACCCCCCAGGCTCCAAGCTGGTCCCTTCCCCAGGGAACATGTTCCCCACCATCGGCGACGTGCACCTGGCGCCCTTCACGGACGAGCAGCTCTACATGGAGCAGTTCACCAAGGCCAACTTCTGGTCAGGCGGCGCGTGCCAGTCCCTGGTCATGTTCCCATTCCCTATTCCcagtccccattcccaatccacATTCCCAGTCCCTGTACCCAgtcccattccctgttccagtcccagtccctgtgcccgtccccattccctgttccagtcccagtccctgtgcccgtccccattcccagtccctatTTCCAGTCCCTGTGCCCGTCCCTATTCCcagtccccattcccaatccacattcccagtccctgtgcccgtccccattccctgttccagtcccagtccctgtgcccgtccccattcccagtccctatTTCCAGTCCCTGTGCCCGTCCCTATTcccaatccccattcccagtccccagtcccagtccctgtgcccgtccccattcccagtccctgtgcccgtccccattccctgttccagtcccagtccctgtgcccgtccccattcccagtccctatTTCCAGTCCCTGTGCCCGTCCCTATTCCCAGTCCCTATTCCCAatccccagtcccagtccctgtgcccgtccccattcccagtccctatTTCCAGTCCCTATTcccaatccccattcccagtccccgtgcccgtccccattcccagtccctgtgcccatccccattcccaatccccattcccagtccccagtcccagtccctgtgcccattcccaatccccattccctgttccattcccatttcccgttcccattccctgttcccagttcccatttcccattcccagtttcccaatcccattccccatttcccattccctgtttcccaatcccattcccagtttcccattcccagtttcccaatcccattccccatttcccattccctgttccccaatcccattcccagtttcccattcccagtttcccattcccagttttcccatccccattcccagtttcccatccccattccctgtttcccaatcccattcccatttcccattcccagtttcccatccccattcccatttcccattcccagtttcccattccctgtttcccaatcccattccccatttcccatccccattcccagtttcccattccctccATCCCACAGGTACCAGCCCTCCTTCCACGGCGTGGATCTCTCGGCGCTGCGCGGCGCCGCCGTGGACGAGTACTTCAGGCAGCCGGTGGTGGTGAGGGCCCGGGGCTCGGGGGCTGTTCTGGGGGTCCAGGGGCGGTTCTGGGGGTCCAGGGCCCGTTCCGGGGGTCATGGGGCAGTTCTGGGGATCCTGGGGTcgttctgggggtcctggggtcaTTCTGGAGTTCCAGGGGCATTTCCGGGGGTCCAGTGCCCATTCTGGGGGTCCAAGGGCAGTTCTGGGGGTCCAGGGCCCGTTCTGGGGGTCCAGTGCCCGTTCCGGGGGTCCAGGGGCCATTCTGGGGGTCCAGGGGCCTGTTCTGGGGGTCCAGGGCCTGTTCTGGGGGTCCAAGGGCAGTTCTGGGGGTCCAGGGCCCGTTCCGGGGGTCCAGTGCCCGTTCCGGGGGTCCAGGGGCCATTCTGGGGGTCCAGGGCCTGTTCTGGAGGTTCAGGTCCCGTTCTGGGAGCCCAGGGGTAAATGTGGAGGTCCAGGGTGGTTCTGGGGGTCCAGTGCCTGTTCTGAGGGTCCAGAGGTCCTTCTGAGGATCCAGGGGTTGTTCTGGGGGGGCTTCAGTCGAGCCAGGAGGGTCCCAAACCCGAGCCCACCCCCCTTTTCTATCCCAGGACACTTTTGACATCCGGATTTTAATGGCCAAATCCGTCAAATACACCGTGAACTTCTTGGAAGCCAAGGAGGGTGACTTGCACAGGTGAGGGCCCACCTTGGGGGGCGGTCCTGGCATGGGCTGCGGGTCTCCGCCCACCCCCCAATAATTAACTCCCGCTAATTATTCTCTCCCCCAGGATAGAAATCCCCTTCAAATTCCACATGCTGCACTCGGGGCTGGTGCACGGCTTGGCCTTCTGGTTCGACGTGGCCTTCATCGGCTCCATGTAGGTgttggggggggtccccaaaaggTGGGGAAGGGTCGTGGCCGACCCCCCCTGACCCCTCTGCCCCCCCAGAATGACGGTGTGGCTCTCCACGGCGCCCACGGAGCCGCTGACCCACTGGTACCAGGTGCGCTGCCTCTTCCAGTCGCCGCTCTTCGCCAAGGCCGGCGACACGCTCTCAGGGACCTGCCTGCTCGTCGCCAACAAGAGGTGGCcgcggggattttgggggagcagaggggatttggggggcattcagggctggtttgggggagcagaggggatttggggggcattcagggctggtttgggggagcagaggggatttggggggcattcagggctggtttgggggagcagaggggatttcagggggatttggggatgttttgggggagcagaggggattttggggggcattcagggctggtttgggggagcagaggggatctggggggcattcagggctggtttgggggagcagaggggatctggggggcattcagggctggtttgggggagcagaggggatctggggggcattcagggctggtttgggggagcagaggggattccagggggatttggggatgttttgggggagcagaggggatttggggggcattcagggctggtttgggggagcagaggggattttggggggcattcagggctggtttgggggagcagaggggattTCGGGGGGCATTCAGGGCTGGTttgggggagcagaggggatttcagggggatttggggatgttttgggggaGCTCTCGGTgctcagaggggtttgggggggatttgggagagcTCTCGGTGCACAGAGCAGGtttggaggggatttggggatgttttgggggagcagatgggatttggggggcattcagggctggtttgggggagcagaggggatttggggggcatTAGGGGGATTTAGAGCCATTTTGGGGGAgctctgggggggtttggaggagatttggggaaatttgggccgttttggggggtttggggggatgtGACGGGGTACACGGAGGATgtggggggctcctgggggaattggggggcacggggtggatttggggggcaCAAGGGGGGTCCCcaagcccccccccccccagccgTGTCCCGGTTCAGATCCACTGCCCAGTTTGGACTGGGGGGGCTCCCCCTGGCCCAGTTTGGACTGggggggctcctggcccagtttggactgggagggggCTTCCCCTGGCCCAGTTTGGACTGGgggggctcctccaggcccagTTTGGACTGGGGGTCTCCTGGCCCAGTTTGGACTGGgggggctcctccaggcccagtttggactgggagggggCTCCCCCTGGCCCAGTTTGGACTGGgggggctcctccaggcccagtttggactgggagggggCTCCCCCTGGCCCAGTTTGGACTGggggggctcctggcccagtttggactgggagggggCTCCCCCTGGCCCAGTTTGGACTGggggggctcctggcccagtttggactgggagggggCTCCCCCTGGCCCAGTTTGGACTGggggggctcctggcccagtttggactgggagggggCTCCCCCTGGCCCAGTTTGGACTGGgggggctcctccaggccctcGACCCCTCAGGGCCATTTTGGTGCCTCAGAGCCCCCCTTTGGCTGCACTTTGGGGGTCTCTGCGCCCCCCCAGCTCCATTTGGGGGTCCCAACCCCCCTCcagctgtttttatttttggggggcGGGGGTCTCACGGGCTGtcccccccaccccttccccagACAGAGCTACGACATCAGCATCGTGGCCCAGGTGGACCAGACGGGCTCCAAATCCTCCAACCTCCTGGACCTGAAAAACCCTTTCTTCAGGTAAGGGCCAAGCTGGGGATTTGtgtggggacccccaggaccctcccccaccccccaaaaaccctgacgccccctccccacccccaggTACACGGGCACGACCCCCTCGCCGCCCCCCGGCTCCCACTACACGTCGCCGTCGGAGAACATGTGGAGCACGGGCAGCACCTACAACATGAGCACGGGCATGGCCGTGGCcggtgggtctgggggggttctgggggggttttggggggtctgggggggtcacCCCtcgggtttgggggggctctGACCCCCTCCCACCCTTGTCCCCACGCAGGGATGCCGGCGGCCTACGACCTGAGCAGCGTCATCGCCGGGGGCTCCAACGTGGGGCACAACAACCTGATCCCCCTGGGTGAGGGTGGGGGGCTCACAGTGAGGGTGGGGGGCTCACAATGAGAGTGGGGGGCTCACAGTGAGGGTGGGGGGCTCACAATTAGACTGGGGGGCTCACAATGAGGGTGGGGGGCTCACAATGAGAGTGGGGGGCTCACAGTGAGGGTGGGGGGCTCACAGTGAGGGTGGGGGGCTCACAATGAGGGTGGGGGGCTCACAGTGAGGGTGGGGGGCTCACAATGAGAGTGGGGGGCTCACAATGAGAGTGGGGGGCTCAGAACGAGAGTGGGGGGCTCACAATGAGAGTGGGGGGCTCACAATGAGGGTGGGGGGCTCACAATGAGAGTGGGGGGCTCACAATGAGGGTGGGGGGCTCACAATGAGAGTGGGGGGCTCACAATGAGACTGGGGGGCTCACAGTGAGGGTGGGGGGCTCACAATGAGAGTGGGGGGCTCACAATGAGGGTGGGGGGCTCACAATGAGAGTGGGGGGCTCACAATGAGGGTGGGGGGCTCACAATGAGGGTGGGGGGCTCAGAACGAGAGTGGGGGGCTCACAATGAGAGTGGGGGGCTCACAGTGAGGGTGGGGGGCTCACAATGAGACTGGGGGGCTCACAGTGAGGGTGGGGGGCTCAGAACGAGACTGGGGGTTCATGGCGGGCTCAGAGAGAGAATGGGGGGCTCACAATGAGAGTGGGGGGCTCACAATTAAGAGTGGGGGGCTCAAAATTAGAGTGGGGGGCTCACAATTAGAGTGGGGGGCTCATGGGGGGCTCACAGAGAGAGtggggggctcagggtgggAGTGGGGGTCCCACAatgatttttggggtcccacaaTCGGAGTGGGGGTCTCACAGTCACAATGGGGGTCCCCCAATCAGAGTGGGGGTCCCACAATGACTTTGGGGGTCCCACAGTCACAGTGGGGGTCCCACAATGACTTTGGGGGTCCCACAATCGGAGTGGGGGTCCCCCAATCAGAGTGGGGGTCCCACAATGACTTTGGGGGTCCCCCAGTCACAGTGGGGGTCCCCCAATCAGAGTGGGGGTCCCCCAGTCACAGTGGGGGTCCCACAATGACTTTGGGGGTCCCCCAGTCACAGTGGGGGTCCCACAATGACTTTGGGGGTCCCCCAGTCAGAGTGGGGGTCCCCCAATCAGAGTGGGGGTCCCCCAATCAGAGTGGGGGTCCCCCAGTCACAGTGGGGGTCCCCCAATCAGAGTGGGGGTCTCACCCCCCTCCTCACCGTGCCCCCCCACAGCCAACACCGGCATCGTCAACCACACCCACTCCCGGATGGGCTCCATCATGAGCACGGGCATCGTGCAAGgtacccccaaaacccccccaaaccccccaaaaccccccaaaaccccctccctgcgccccccagagccccggctgacccccccgtgccccccaggcTCGTCCAGCGGGCAGAGCGGCGCCGGCTCCAGCGGGCACTACCCCCTGAACAGCCAGTTCACCATGGGCGGCCCCCCCATCTCCATGGCGTCCCCCATGTCCATCACCACCAACACCATGCACTACGGCAGCTGAGGAGcccaaaatccagggaaaaaaccaaaatccgacacccccggggctgccccgccccgcccggggcttcccctccttccccccccTCCTCGCTCCGTGCCGGACCCGGAGgggaatttggatttttttggggattttattttttttggggggggtttgtttttttgttgttgtttttcctcGGGGAAGGTTTTGTACCGCTCGGATTCCCGGGATTGGGGCGGGTGGGGGGAGGGAAAATTCCCTCCTCGCCCACCGGGAATCCCCCCCCGGGATGGGAATCCCGCCGGGAAgaacgggaacggggaacgggccGAGAGCCGCGGGCCTGGCCCCGTTCCGGGACGGGATCGGGAATTTTTCCGGGATTTCTCCGGAATTTCTCCGGCTGTAGTCTGAATAAACGGGAGGGTTTCCACACTCGGGCCACCTTCAGGGGTCTGGGGGCTTCCCCgaggggggctgggggctcccaaaattcctgggGGCTCCAAAAATTCCTGGGggctccaaaatccttgggggttcccaaaatccctggggGTTCCAAAATTCCCAGGGGGCTCCAAAAATTCCTGGGGGCTTCAAAAATTCCTGGGGGCTTCAAAAATTCCCAAGGGGCTCCAAAAATTCCCTGGGGGTTCCAAAATCCTTGGGGCTCCAAAAATTCCCTGGGGgttcccaaaattcctggaGGGTTCCAAAATATCCCTGGGGgttcccaaaattcctggaGGGTTCTAAAATCCCTGCGAGCTCCAAAAATTCCTTGGGGGCAAAAAATCCCTGGGGCTCCAAAAATTCTCTGCAGGACTTCCAAAATCCTTTGGGCTCCAAAATATCCCTGGGGGTCCAAAAATCCCTGGGGGCTCCAAAAATTCCTGGAGGGTTCCAAAATCCTTGGGGGCTCCAAAAATTCCCAGGGGATTCCAAAATTCTTGGGGCTCCCAAATTCCTGGCgtctcccaaaattcctgggGAGTTCCCAAAATCCCGTGGAGCTCCCAAAAATTCCCGGGGGGCTCCAAAATATGCCTGGGAGGTCCAAAAATCCCTTGGAGTTCCAAAATCGCTGGGGGctccaaaaaacaccaaaaacatcacccaaaaactccaaaaacaaacatcacccaaaaccaccaaaatcatcacccaaaaaacccaaaaacatcacccaaaaacaaacatcacccaaaaaccccaaaacatcacccaaaaaccccaaaaacatcacccaaaaaccccaaaaacatcacccaaaaccaccaaaatcatcacccaaaaccaccaaaatcatcacccaaaaacaaacatcacccaaaaccaccaaaagcatcacccaaaacccccaaaaacatcacccaaaaaccccaaaaacatcacccaaaaaccccaaaatcagcacccaaaaaccccaaaatcatcacccaaaaaccaccaaaattgGCTCTGGGGGAATCCCGGGATTGGCAGCGGCGGAATCCCGGGACTCACGGCGGCACCGGGGCTCGCCCGTTCAGGAGCCTCCCGCTGCCGGGCCGTGACACCCCCGCCGGTTGTGAGGGACCCCCGGTACCGACCCCCGGTACCGACCCCCGGTACCGGCCCGTTCCAGAGACCCCCCCCCGGTACCCA is a genomic window of Lonchura striata isolate bLonStr1 chromosome 21, bLonStr1.mat, whole genome shotgun sequence containing:
- the CARM1 gene encoding histone-arginine methyltransferase CARM1 isoform X2: MAAVSVFPGVRLLTVGDANGEIQRHQEQQPLRLEVRTGPDSAAIALYGHEDVCVFKCSVSRETECSRVGKQSFIITLGCNSVLLQFGTPTDFCSFYNILKNCRGHNTERSVFSERTEESSAVQYFQFYGYLSQQQNMMQDYVRTGTYQRAILQNHSDFKDKIVLDVGCGSGILSFFAAQAGARKIYAVEASTMAQHAEVLVKSNNLTERIVVIPGKVEEVSLPEQVDIIISEPMGYMLFNERMLESYLHAKKYLKPSGNMFPTIGDVHLAPFTDEQLYMEQFTKANFWYQPSFHGVDLSALRGAAVDEYFRQPVVDTFDIRILMAKSVKYTVNFLEAKEGDLHRIEIPFKFHMLHSGLVHGLAFWFDVAFIGSIMTVWLSTAPTEPLTHWYQVRCLFQSPLFAKAGDTLSGTCLLVANKRQSYDISIVAQVDQTGSKSSNLLDLKNPFFRYTGTTPSPPPGSHYTSPSENMWSTGSTYNMSTGMAVAGMPAAYDLSSVIAGGSNVGHNNLIPLANTGIVNHTHSRMGSIMSTGIVQGSSSGQSGAGSSGHYPLNSQFTMGGPPISMASPMSITTNTMHYGS
- the CARM1 gene encoding histone-arginine methyltransferase CARM1 isoform X1 yields the protein MAAVSVFPGVRLLTVGDANGEIQRHQEQQPLRLEVRTGPDSAAIALYGHEDVCVFKCSVSRETECSRVGKQSFIITLGCNSVLLQFGTPTDFCSFYNILKNCRGHNTERSVFSERTEESSAVQYFQFYGYLSQQQNMMQDYVRTGTYQRAILQNHSDFKDKIVLDVGCGSGILSFFAAQAGARKIYAVEASTMAQHAEVLVKSNNLTERIVVIPGKVEEVSLPEQVDIIISEPMGYMLFNERMLESYLHAKKYLKPSGNMFPTIGDVHLAPFTDEQLYMEQFTKANFWYQPSFHGVDLSALRGAAVDEYFRQPVVDTFDIRILMAKSVKYTVNFLEAKEGDLHRIEIPFKFHMLHSGLVHGLAFWFDVAFIGSIMTVWLSTAPTEPLTHWYQVRCLFQSPLFAKAGDTLSGTCLLVANKRQSYDISIVAQVDQTGSKSSNLLDLKNPFFRYTGTTPSPPPGSHYTSPSENMWSTGSTYNMSTGMAVAGMPAAYDLSSVIAGGSNVGHNNLIPLANTGIVNHTHSRMGSIMSTGIVQGTPKTPPNPPKPPKTPSLRPPEPRLTPPCPPGSSSGQSGAGSSGHYPLNSQFTMGGPPISMASPMSITTNTMHYGS